In one Arachis duranensis cultivar V14167 chromosome 9, aradu.V14167.gnm2.J7QH, whole genome shotgun sequence genomic region, the following are encoded:
- the LOC107466123 gene encoding uncharacterized protein LOC107466123, with protein sequence MLLPIPPLLLRRRLRSSSPSSRSAVKSNTNGKENKEAANGDLGKWLCSASASGFRKLPESLALIGKANFLSDFLLSLGYFCRLLIFDNIETGSLKEHLNGILIFFSDPPAYHVSISLSNIMLDENFTAKVRK encoded by the exons ATGCTGCTTCCAATCCCACCGTTGTTATTGCGCCGCCGCCTTCGGAGTTCGTCGCCGTCTTCAAGGTCCGCCGTGAAGAGTAATacaaatggaaaagaaaacaaagaagctGCTAATGGGGATTTGGGAAAATGGCTCTGTTCTGCCTCTGCCTCTGGGTTCCGCAAGTTGCCAGAGTCCTTAGCTTTGATAGGTAAAGCAAATTTTTTATCTGATTTCTTGTTGTCTTTGGGTTATTTCTGCAGACTGCTCATATTTGATAACATAGAGACTGGAAGCTTAAAGGAGCATCTCAATG gaatacttattttttttagtgatcCACCAGCATATCATGTCTCCATCAGCTTAAGCAATATTATGTTAGATGAGAACTTTACAGCTAAAGTAAGGAAAtag